In a single window of the Acidobacteriota bacterium genome:
- a CDS encoding MFS transporter gives MLKPLLHLMFFLSGIATVLIGQVLPILSRSFGLNDLYAGFFFPAQFSGSIIGTLVSGRFAQRNDHKNAVVTGGFCFCLGILLLTIESYAACLSGFFILGLGVGLTLPSINMVVVELNPERSGPALSFLNFFWGLGAIVCKPFVDAFSSETNFVGTALFLTVAIAVTTILLIFTAVQSRSHSPMETADSNSTPIWRHPVAWAIAAFNLVHVGFESGMGGWLTTYAGRLPGEMPAGWLSPTLFYFLLFVIGRGAAPILFRFLDDNKMLFLGLFIVAAGMVLALSADSVALLGTGAALAGFGTSWLFPTNISRFSKTFGPEATRRATPLFVAGTIGAALSTWLVGFVSDAAGGLWFGMLVLGVFSAVLIVIQTLLVLRTGAHDGMKI, from the coding sequence ATGCTGAAGCCGCTGCTGCACCTAATGTTCTTTCTATCCGGCATCGCCACGGTGCTGATCGGGCAGGTGCTGCCGATCCTTTCGAGGAGTTTCGGATTGAACGATCTGTACGCCGGGTTCTTCTTTCCGGCACAGTTTTCGGGGTCCATCATCGGAACGCTGGTTTCAGGCCGCTTCGCACAGCGAAATGATCACAAGAACGCTGTCGTCACCGGCGGCTTTTGCTTCTGCCTGGGCATCTTGCTTCTGACTATCGAATCGTATGCAGCATGCCTTTCCGGCTTTTTTATCTTAGGGCTCGGCGTAGGGTTGACGCTGCCGTCGATCAATATGGTGGTCGTGGAATTAAATCCCGAAAGGTCGGGTCCCGCGCTGAGTTTTCTCAACTTCTTTTGGGGCCTGGGAGCGATAGTATGCAAACCGTTCGTCGACGCTTTCAGCAGCGAAACCAACTTTGTCGGCACCGCGTTATTTCTGACCGTTGCCATCGCTGTTACCACTATTCTCTTGATCTTTACTGCTGTGCAGTCCAGATCACACAGCCCGATGGAAACAGCCGACTCAAACAGCACGCCGATCTGGCGGCATCCGGTCGCATGGGCGATCGCCGCCTTCAATTTGGTTCACGTCGGATTCGAAAGCGGTATGGGCGGCTGGCTGACGACATATGCAGGCCGTCTGCCCGGTGAAATGCCGGCTGGCTGGCTGTCGCCGACGCTTTTCTACTTTCTTCTGTTCGTCATCGGCCGCGGGGCGGCACCGATCTTATTCCGGTTTCTGGACGACAACAAGATGCTTTTTCTTGGGCTTTTTATCGTCGCGGCGGGAATGGTCCTGGCATTATCTGCTGACTCTGTTGCTCTGCTCGGGACCGGTGCGGCGTTGGCCGGATTCGGCACGTCATGGTTGTTCCCGACGAACATCTCGCGATTCTCAAAGACATTCGGTCCCGAAGCGACGCGGCGGGCAACTCCCCTTTTTGTCGCCGGCACCATTGGAGCCGCCCTTTCGACATGGCTCGTTGGCTTCGTTTCAGACGCCGCCGGCGGGCTCTGGTTCGGCATGCTCGTCCTCGGCGTCTTTTCAGCGGTTCTGATCGTAATTCAGACGCTCCTGGTGCTGCGGACAGGCGCACACGACGGAATGAAAATCTAG
- the ribB gene encoding 3,4-dihydroxy-2-butanone-4-phosphate synthase, with protein MPLSSIEDAARDIRDGRMIIIVDDEDRENEGDLVCAAEKVTPEMINFMAVHGRGLICLPMTEERCDFLQLSPQAAENTSSFGTAFTTSIEARVGVTTGISAADRAKTILTAVDPDSQPSDLARPGHVFPLRARDGGVLVRAGQTEASVDMARIAGLTPAAVICEIMNDDGTMARMPELEAFAGKHGLKIISVADLVRYRIQKETLVRRAVETPLPTRYGTFNAVLFENITNGETHLALTLGDVSGTTEPTFVRVQTENVTFAMFGATLGEASAAIEASLRMISEAGRGVILYMRQRENSLDLQDQLRTYGVMQERGIDMQAARTETGYGKVHDHGIGAQILKDLGVSRIRLISNHPPRVSALDAFGLEIVETVGF; from the coding sequence ATGCCGCTTTCTTCAATAGAGGACGCCGCACGCGACATCCGCGATGGGCGAATGATCATCATTGTCGATGACGAGGACCGTGAGAACGAGGGCGACCTCGTCTGTGCGGCCGAAAAGGTTACGCCTGAAATGATCAATTTCATGGCTGTCCATGGCCGCGGACTGATATGCTTGCCGATGACCGAGGAACGCTGCGACTTTTTGCAGCTTTCGCCGCAGGCGGCCGAGAATACGTCGAGTTTTGGAACCGCCTTTACGACCTCGATCGAAGCACGTGTGGGCGTAACGACCGGCATTTCGGCGGCAGACCGTGCAAAAACGATACTGACCGCTGTAGATCCCGATTCGCAGCCGTCGGACCTGGCAAGGCCCGGACATGTTTTCCCTTTGCGTGCCCGTGACGGAGGCGTCCTTGTCCGCGCCGGACAGACCGAAGCGAGCGTAGATATGGCCCGAATAGCCGGCCTCACCCCGGCTGCGGTCATCTGCGAGATAATGAATGACGACGGCACGATGGCCAGAATGCCGGAACTGGAAGCTTTCGCAGGTAAACACGGCTTAAAGATCATCTCTGTTGCGGATCTTGTTCGATACCGTATCCAAAAGGAAACTCTTGTTCGTCGTGCCGTGGAAACGCCGCTGCCGACGCGGTACGGTACCTTCAATGCGGTGCTGTTCGAGAATATTACGAACGGCGAAACGCATCTGGCACTGACGCTCGGGGATGTTTCGGGGACAACGGAGCCCACATTCGTTCGCGTCCAAACCGAGAATGTGACGTTCGCAATGTTCGGTGCCACGCTGGGCGAGGCGTCGGCGGCAATTGAGGCATCGCTGCGAATGATCTCAGAAGCAGGACGCGGCGTAATTCTGTATATGCGTCAACGCGAGAACAGCCTCGACCTGCAGGATCAGCTTCGGACGTACGGCGTGATGCAGGAAAGAGGCATTGATATGCAGGCCGCACGGACGGAGACCGGCTATGGAAAGGTGCACGATCACGGCATCGGAGCGCAGATCCTGAAAGACCTCGGCGTTAGCCGAATACGTCTGATATCAAATCATCCGCCGCGGGTTTCGGCGTTGGATGCGTTCGGCCTCGAGATCGTGGAAACGGTCGGTTTCTGA
- a CDS encoding BamA/TamA family outer membrane protein, with protein sequence MAFFFAAVLPLAAQESLDGRTVSSVTIRIDGGDDPSLRDDLQSVVSGLVGTQYSAPAIRESVEALYRRRPIDHVRALASIDTGGGAEVIFVVKPKARAGRVTVSVEPHVGDQVTEQEILFKLNLLRPGTAVTEQLLQSNATQILEYLRDRGFYRSDVKYSRNPARQLSDEDIEFRVKPGTQSRIDTFAVEIEGYEKPLPVRLLKLTKGEAFSRQKLSSDVERLRDHLKKEGFLAPRLNDPRIVYDPDTDLISVTLSGRVGPSVNIEIETDKVREASGSEERLLPVSREGTLDYAAIIEGERRLENYYQERGYFFVDVVPVCSVDPPLADADGVAVPNESEFLCSFLGSEDLLGRKVAVRYRTDLGRRLTLDRIQIRGTKVITIDDVRGVLGSQEANFLGFLPLFGYGRGFTSTVLLEDDAATLSSLMFELGYREAQVRVLQGVSPDGDSLIITFQIEDGPATVVDSFEIVGNTVFSDDELKSELPEIVGKNLSRARNRNSVQKITEYYASCGYFDVRVTSSLQEDMDDAATDEKEVKVIFRVENEGKQVRIGRVYVTGNERTRSKAIIDSLTFKEGELLRSSDIYSSEQNLYSTDAFERVEVTPRPAGEVDATSRVSDVVVDVAEQKPRVLAYGGGFSTDVGLSGFFDLRHSNLFGRLWQGGARLRVSQRQQLAQVDFTNPRFLLDGKKRFAPLTFTALYQRDTTVTRFFRSAFDKGTFGIVQRLDEEGNPIDEFGNRTGSPTINRLAFFAETNRTISLKSRSILFLRYRFEDVRLFNISSLLVKDLLIPDRKTRISGFGATYVRDTRRNCVIKYTILEIIAKGDPTEPCRYNASDPTNGFYITADYNVSLPELGANIGFNKFQAGVNYFYTIRAAKNTTLAARGLLGVANVFSNANRFTDPQFTALNGLLPISERFFAGGANTLRGFDFEEAGPRVVIIPQGIFRNSNGEPVTLDPFTIPFGGNALVVMNLEARIQVSNSVRAVPFYDGGNVFRQPSDIFRRPEVPPGDIVRTNQRAVWTHSVGLGLRLKTPVGGEFGVDYGYLLNPPRFLIPQAVPPPANFILKKSQIHFRFSQAF encoded by the coding sequence TTGGCGTTCTTTTTCGCAGCGGTCCTGCCGCTCGCTGCACAAGAATCGTTGGACGGCCGGACGGTCTCGTCGGTTACGATACGTATCGACGGCGGCGACGACCCGTCACTTCGCGATGACCTGCAGAGCGTAGTTTCGGGACTTGTGGGCACGCAATACTCAGCACCGGCGATCCGCGAATCGGTCGAAGCTCTTTACAGGCGGCGGCCGATAGATCATGTTCGAGCACTCGCTTCAATAGATACGGGCGGCGGTGCGGAGGTAATATTTGTGGTCAAGCCGAAAGCCCGTGCCGGCAGAGTCACGGTCAGTGTCGAACCTCATGTCGGCGATCAAGTAACTGAACAAGAGATACTTTTCAAGCTGAATCTGCTGCGTCCCGGGACCGCCGTCACCGAGCAACTGCTGCAGTCGAATGCCACTCAGATCCTCGAATATTTGCGTGATCGGGGCTTTTACAGGTCGGATGTAAAATACTCAAGAAATCCGGCAAGACAGCTTTCTGACGAAGACATCGAGTTTCGTGTAAAGCCGGGGACCCAATCACGTATCGATACGTTTGCGGTTGAAATTGAGGGCTATGAGAAGCCATTACCTGTGAGGCTTTTGAAACTCACAAAGGGCGAGGCTTTCTCGCGTCAAAAGTTATCTTCGGACGTTGAGAGGCTTCGCGATCATCTGAAAAAGGAGGGATTTCTTGCGCCGCGGCTGAATGATCCCAGAATAGTTTACGATCCGGACACCGATCTGATATCCGTTACTCTCTCCGGCAGAGTCGGTCCCTCTGTCAACATCGAGATCGAGACCGACAAGGTGCGTGAGGCATCGGGTTCGGAAGAGCGTCTGCTGCCTGTCAGCCGCGAAGGAACTCTCGATTACGCTGCCATAATCGAAGGCGAAAGGCGGTTAGAAAACTATTATCAGGAACGCGGCTATTTCTTTGTTGATGTGGTCCCGGTATGTTCTGTCGATCCGCCGCTCGCAGATGCCGACGGGGTTGCGGTGCCGAATGAAAGTGAATTCTTGTGCTCCTTCCTGGGAAGCGAGGACCTTCTTGGCCGAAAAGTAGCGGTCAGGTACAGAACAGATCTGGGCCGGCGGTTAACGCTTGACCGTATTCAGATACGCGGGACGAAGGTCATTACCATCGACGACGTCAGGGGTGTCTTGGGTTCGCAGGAGGCAAACTTCCTCGGCTTTCTCCCGCTTTTCGGCTATGGTCGGGGTTTCACCAGCACAGTTCTATTAGAGGACGACGCTGCGACTTTGAGTTCGTTGATGTTCGAACTCGGATACCGCGAGGCACAGGTACGCGTCCTGCAGGGCGTCTCGCCCGACGGCGATTCCTTGATAATTACGTTCCAGATAGAAGACGGCCCGGCAACGGTGGTTGACAGTTTTGAGATCGTCGGGAACACGGTCTTTTCGGACGATGAACTAAAGTCAGAGCTTCCGGAGATCGTAGGGAAGAACCTCTCTCGTGCAAGGAACCGCAACTCCGTTCAAAAGATCACCGAGTACTATGCCTCCTGCGGTTACTTTGATGTACGCGTGACCAGCTCTTTGCAGGAAGACATGGACGATGCCGCGACCGACGAAAAAGAGGTAAAGGTAATATTCCGCGTCGAGAACGAAGGGAAGCAGGTTCGTATCGGAAGAGTGTACGTTACCGGAAATGAACGGACACGATCGAAGGCGATCATTGATTCTCTCACTTTTAAAGAGGGAGAGCTGCTTCGATCATCGGACATCTATTCAAGTGAACAGAACCTCTACTCGACCGATGCATTCGAACGGGTAGAGGTCACGCCGCGGCCTGCGGGCGAGGTAGACGCAACTTCGCGTGTGTCTGATGTAGTGGTCGACGTCGCAGAACAGAAACCGAGAGTGCTTGCATATGGAGGCGGTTTTTCGACGGATGTCGGCCTCAGCGGGTTTTTCGACCTTCGTCATTCCAATCTATTCGGCAGGCTTTGGCAAGGCGGAGCGAGGCTCCGCGTCAGCCAACGTCAGCAGCTCGCACAAGTCGATTTTACCAATCCGCGATTTCTGCTGGACGGCAAGAAACGTTTTGCACCGCTTACATTCACGGCGCTTTACCAGCGAGACACGACGGTCACCCGGTTCTTCAGATCGGCATTCGACAAAGGCACTTTCGGCATTGTGCAGCGTTTGGACGAGGAAGGAAATCCCATCGACGAGTTTGGTAACCGAACAGGAAGCCCGACGATCAACCGTCTTGCGTTCTTTGCGGAAACGAATCGCACAATTAGCCTGAAGAGCCGAAGCATTCTTTTTCTACGGTATCGTTTTGAGGATGTTCGGCTGTTCAATATCAGCAGCCTTCTGGTCAAGGACCTGCTGATACCCGACAGAAAAACACGAATTTCCGGATTCGGCGCGACCTACGTTCGCGACACGCGTCGAAACTGTGTGATCAAATATACGATCCTTGAGATCATCGCAAAGGGAGACCCAACTGAGCCATGTCGGTACAACGCAAGCGACCCGACCAACGGTTTTTACATCACCGCTGATTACAACGTTTCGCTGCCGGAACTCGGCGCGAACATCGGGTTCAATAAGTTCCAAGCGGGTGTCAACTATTTCTATACCATCCGGGCAGCAAAGAATACGACATTGGCGGCCCGCGGACTGCTTGGCGTTGCGAATGTTTTCAGCAATGCGAACCGCTTTACGGATCCGCAGTTTACCGCTCTGAACGGCCTTCTGCCGATAAGCGAACGCTTCTTTGCCGGCGGGGCGAATACGCTTCGAGGGTTTGATTTTGAGGAGGCAGGCCCCCGCGTCGTCATAATTCCGCAGGGGATATTTCGAAACAGCAACGGCGAACCTGTCACGCTCGATCCGTTTACAATTCCTTTCGGCGGTAATGCGCTGGTGGTCATGAATCTTGAAGCAAGAATACAGGTCTCAAACTCAGTCAGAGCGGTGCCATTTTATGACGGCGGAAACGTATTCCGCCAGCCTTCCGATATTTTCCGCAGGCCTGAGGTGCCGCCGGGCGATATAGTCAGGACGAACCAGCGTGCGGTTTGGACACACTCCGTGGGTTTGGGGTTACGTTTGAAAACGCCGGTAGGCGGGGAATTTGGTGTGGACTATGGCTATTTGCTCAATCCGCCGCGATTCCTGATACCGCAGGCCGTGCCGCCGCCCGCAAACTTCATTCTGAAGAAAAGCCAGATCCATTTCCGTTTCTCGCAGGCATTCTAG
- a CDS encoding translocation/assembly module TamB domain-containing protein, whose translation MSENDIDIPENDVVADEPDRKRGRWQLVALGALIAGVLAGIIILILFQTGAVDNMARTRFTNAMAEMGIAFEAEAFRIGLTPTEIEFRNATFRDKLTGEKLFFVREGMMRMTILEALSLNTRRDVNIDSLELTGLEAWVRFDENGRSNFANLRLPDDDPSARLSFKFTSSNVVITESVVYFGDEARNISATGRDLILLVEPQETAAGGDDRNYKISLRSANSTFVYDGRAVNDVTVSAEAMAHSGGADISRFELTTPIGSTSISGTIRNWEKPTYDLDVTSTVNLAQANEILVTGTTLAGVGNFTGKISGEGETYRIDGEIMSDSLTAAGVTLRGMNVNANATIRDSAYEANGTALARMLTFEDFTVNFLKLAGNVRGTGYDFNWIGELEAAAARSPNMSIASLFLSDARAEYKDRQLRLGAGSGRAGKFTLADARFSDLRARGLSFSVKDDSTLITAPSAQTAVFETDEYKLQNVTGSNVRVFHKNGFTDVDLDGLRASSAELEGNRASNLSVATFRFRDEPSVTNIRAERIFADNLFIAAARVDRLEIPAIDMQNTREGLTVYADKARVAKIDADAAVFGSMNIGGVRLTVRRGTLQVTTNDIDAGTVAVTRSETFPEGGELRNVRFGRPIYTLEPSGRYRASADMTLGGGLVGDIDLGTGKAKIVATNGSVAINDIDAEIMGGRLEADAAIAVTSRDRSAIKGRFENLDASKLLALLTGSVIPVEGNTDGTVDLTFAGRDGKSISGTVNADIEASAGSADRGLVPMEGKLDLNADNGLFTVNTAYFRTADSLMVADGRVDIRDNNTRLDLRLSSTNAAEVERIVRVTGLAPALEEQLDSLHISARGRMDLNALIEGRISDPSASGKAMFADVTMRGRQIGTVTADYVLSPEAFNVTNGLLRESTGGSATFSVKVPRTGENNIAVTADLKGVNAGNLLAALPFELPERISDLRGAATGSVKLEGLPDAAKGSIDIAAANGTIAGQNFDSLKVNASFEGMRIDLTAGEIALGSGKLGVKGNYDRATEKFDLEIDANAVPVPLVLAVLPRNDSIPDITGRVDGKGSAKGTYGNKRSYEVTFNGRIPSIEVGGEAIGGADIAISTKDGKLFANVNADLSGRPQVVAAEIDLNNESLPFTAVTEFDNSPIAPFLAFIPQLKDLGITGTATGRVEYKGNIAARNDKGEIVYSADALEGTANFTQLALLIRDTPLNAVEPINITFNTRELNVGKARFSGGGSNMAIAGTKALSETAINNLAIEGRVNLNLVNLFVKDTFFAGYADTKITLIGPNRTAKISGTADIVNGSVASFIGSDRFTADRIKGRLIFTSDQVELESATGYLGGGKFTASGGGILEGLSVKAYRLSLVGDGITVPLPKDFITTGDANLEITGIRRRTDAPIETTIAGRVFAQRSLYSRDIDLANVVGGRRDPVLSGGGSAGAIRFDLIIEGRDALVVRNNIADLTASVSLVLTGDAENPILAGRITANSGTILFRKDRYEVQRGVLEFPPNRGIDPVINLQAESTIAGYQVYVNLSGPLKETELLVANVRSSPALPQADVVSLITTGTLANTAGGIPTLAQTGINTAAEVIADSIINTPVRKATDKLFGLNVFEIDPIISGRQANPAARLTVGRQINNNLRVTYSTNLSQDQNQVLAFEYRVSNRLSFVAQYEQRSLTNVTRNRDNFSFEVRLRKRF comes from the coding sequence ATGTCGGAAAATGACATCGACATACCTGAAAACGACGTTGTCGCCGACGAACCAGACCGCAAGCGCGGCCGTTGGCAGCTCGTCGCTCTCGGCGCTCTCATCGCAGGTGTTCTTGCCGGCATAATCATTCTGATCCTCTTCCAGACAGGTGCTGTGGACAACATGGCACGGACGCGTTTTACAAATGCGATGGCCGAGATGGGCATTGCATTTGAAGCAGAGGCTTTTCGGATCGGGCTAACGCCGACCGAGATCGAGTTTCGAAATGCGACGTTTCGCGACAAACTGACCGGCGAAAAGCTGTTCTTCGTGCGCGAGGGAATGATGCGCATGACCATCCTCGAAGCATTGTCATTAAACACACGCCGCGATGTAAATATTGACTCGCTTGAGCTTACGGGACTGGAAGCGTGGGTTCGTTTTGATGAGAACGGCCGATCCAACTTTGCGAACCTTCGTTTGCCCGACGACGATCCGTCCGCCCGTCTTTCTTTCAAATTCACCTCTTCCAACGTGGTCATTACTGAAAGCGTAGTGTATTTCGGAGACGAGGCAAGAAATATCTCGGCGACTGGCCGCGATCTGATCCTGTTGGTCGAGCCGCAGGAAACCGCCGCAGGAGGCGACGATCGAAATTACAAGATCTCGCTCCGCTCCGCAAATTCTACGTTTGTTTATGACGGCAGAGCGGTTAACGACGTGACCGTTTCTGCGGAGGCGATGGCCCACTCGGGCGGCGCCGATATTTCGCGTTTCGAACTGACCACGCCGATCGGCTCGACGTCGATCTCAGGAACGATCCGCAACTGGGAAAAGCCCACGTACGATCTGGACGTCACTTCGACGGTCAATCTTGCACAGGCTAACGAGATCCTCGTTACCGGAACGACGCTCGCCGGAGTAGGCAATTTCACTGGCAAGATCTCGGGCGAGGGCGAGACATACCGCATTGATGGCGAGATAATGTCCGATTCGCTAACGGCCGCCGGCGTTACGCTCAGGGGAATGAACGTAAACGCTAACGCTACTATCCGCGATTCGGCGTATGAGGCGAACGGGACGGCGCTCGCCCGAATGCTTACATTCGAAGATTTCACGGTCAATTTTCTAAAGCTGGCCGGCAACGTCCGCGGCACAGGCTACGATTTCAATTGGATCGGCGAACTCGAGGCGGCCGCCGCAAGGTCGCCCAATATGTCTATCGCTTCGCTTTTCCTTAGCGATGCACGTGCCGAATACAAAGACAGGCAGCTGCGTCTGGGTGCAGGCAGCGGCCGTGCCGGTAAATTCACGTTAGCGGACGCACGGTTTTCGGACCTTCGGGCACGAGGGCTCTCGTTTTCGGTAAAGGACGATTCAACCTTGATAACGGCACCGTCCGCGCAGACGGCAGTGTTTGAGACCGACGAATACAAACTGCAGAACGTCACCGGATCGAATGTCCGCGTTTTTCATAAGAATGGGTTTACCGATGTTGACCTCGACGGCCTGCGTGCCTCATCCGCAGAGCTTGAAGGAAACCGGGCCAGCAATCTCAGCGTGGCAACATTTCGGTTTCGCGATGAGCCCTCGGTTACAAATATTCGTGCCGAACGTATCTTTGCGGACAATCTTTTCATTGCTGCAGCACGCGTTGACCGCCTTGAAATTCCCGCTATTGATATGCAGAACACACGCGAAGGACTGACCGTCTATGCCGATAAGGCTCGCGTGGCAAAGATCGACGCAGACGCGGCCGTTTTCGGCAGCATGAACATAGGCGGCGTTCGCCTTACGGTTCGCAGAGGTACGCTGCAGGTGACCACAAATGATATTGATGCGGGTACAGTGGCAGTAACCCGTTCGGAGACGTTTCCGGAGGGCGGTGAGCTTCGCAATGTGAGATTTGGCCGGCCGATCTACACGCTTGAGCCGTCCGGCCGATATCGGGCCTCGGCCGATATGACGCTCGGCGGAGGCCTTGTCGGCGATATCGATCTCGGCACCGGCAAAGCAAAGATCGTCGCTACTAACGGATCGGTCGCGATCAACGATATAGACGCCGAGATCATGGGCGGACGGTTAGAGGCAGATGCGGCCATCGCCGTTACATCACGGGATCGTTCAGCGATAAAGGGCAGATTCGAGAACCTCGATGCGTCAAAATTGTTGGCACTGTTGACCGGTTCGGTGATACCGGTGGAAGGAAATACTGACGGGACTGTTGACCTGACCTTTGCGGGCCGTGACGGGAAGTCGATATCAGGTACCGTGAACGCTGATATAGAGGCAAGTGCCGGATCGGCCGATCGAGGCTTGGTTCCTATGGAAGGTAAGCTCGATCTGAATGCGGATAACGGGCTCTTTACCGTTAATACTGCATATTTCCGTACGGCGGACAGCCTTATGGTCGCTGATGGCCGAGTCGATATCCGTGACAACAACACGCGTCTCGACCTGCGGCTTTCGTCAACCAATGCCGCCGAAGTAGAACGCATCGTCCGCGTGACCGGCCTTGCCCCTGCCCTTGAAGAACAGCTTGATTCGCTGCATATATCGGCCCGCGGGCGAATGGACCTTAACGCATTGATCGAGGGCCGCATCAGCGATCCATCAGCATCAGGCAAGGCCATGTTCGCGGATGTGACGATGCGCGGGCGGCAGATCGGAACGGTCACGGCAGACTATGTTCTTTCGCCGGAGGCATTCAATGTCACGAATGGATTGCTTCGTGAGTCGACCGGCGGTTCGGCGACGTTCAGCGTGAAGGTTCCACGCACCGGCGAGAACAACATCGCGGTAACCGCGGACCTCAAGGGCGTCAATGCCGGCAACCTGCTTGCCGCCTTGCCGTTTGAACTTCCTGAGCGGATCAGCGACCTGCGCGGGGCGGCGACCGGGAGCGTAAAGCTGGAGGGGCTGCCCGATGCGGCAAAAGGTTCGATAGACATCGCGGCCGCGAACGGCACAATTGCCGGACAAAATTTCGATTCGCTTAAGGTGAACGCAAGTTTCGAAGGCATGCGGATCGACCTAACGGCAGGCGAGATAGCCCTCGGGAGCGGCAAACTCGGCGTAAAAGGAAACTATGACCGCGCGACCGAGAAGTTCGATCTCGAGATCGACGCGAACGCCGTGCCTGTTCCGCTGGTCCTGGCGGTGCTGCCGAGAAATGACAGTATTCCGGACATCACGGGCCGCGTTGACGGAAAGGGCAGTGCAAAGGGCACGTATGGGAATAAACGTTCCTACGAGGTCACGTTCAATGGACGCATTCCTTCGATTGAGGTCGGCGGCGAAGCCATCGGCGGTGCCGATATCGCGATAAGCACAAAAGACGGCAAGTTGTTCGCAAATGTGAATGCGGACCTCAGCGGCCGGCCGCAGGTAGTTGCAGCGGAGATCGATCTGAACAATGAATCTCTGCCTTTCACCGCGGTCACGGAATTCGACAACAGTCCGATCGCCCCGTTCCTGGCATTCATTCCGCAACTGAAAGACCTCGGGATCACGGGAACGGCGACGGGCCGCGTCGAATACAAAGGCAACATTGCGGCACGCAACGACAAAGGTGAGATCGTGTATTCTGCAGACGCTCTTGAAGGAACGGCAAACTTCACACAACTGGCACTGCTGATACGAGATACGCCGCTTAATGCGGTCGAGCCGATCAACATCACTTTCAATACACGCGAGCTGAACGTCGGTAAAGCCCGATTTTCCGGGGGCGGCTCGAATATGGCTATAGCGGGGACAAAGGCCCTGAGCGAAACGGCCATCAACAACCTTGCGATCGAAGGCCGCGTCAATCTGAATTTGGTCAATCTTTTTGTCAAAGATACGTTCTTTGCTGGCTATGCCGATACTAAGATCACTCTGATCGGGCCGAACAGGACCGCAAAGATCTCCGGAACAGCCGACATCGTAAACGGCTCCGTGGCATCGTTCATCGGGTCCGACAGATTCACGGCTGACCGCATCAAGGGCCGCCTGATCTTTACATCCGATCAAGTGGAGCTTGAATCGGCGACAGGTTATCTCGGCGGCGGAAAATTCACTGCCTCGGGCGGCGGCATTTTGGAAGGGCTCTCAGTAAAGGCTTACAGGCTGTCTCTCGTAGGTGACGGCATTACGGTCCCGCTGCCGAAGGATTTCATTACCACCGGTGACGCAAATCTCGAGATAACCGGCATCCGTCGAAGAACGGATGCTCCGATCGAAACAACGATAGCCGGACGCGTATTCGCACAGCGGAGCCTGTATTCGCGGGACATTGACCTTGCCAACGTGGTCGGCGGGCGGCGTGACCCCGTGCTGTCGGGCGGAGGTTCTGCGGGTGCGATCCGTTTCGACCTGATCATCGAAGGACGCGACGCATTGGTCGTCCGAAATAATATCGCCGATCTTACGGCGTCGGTATCCCTCGTACTGACCGGAGATGCCGAAAATCCGATCTTAGCAGGAAGGATCACGGCAAACAGCGGCACTATACTCTTCCGAAAAGACCGTTATGAGGTTCAGCGGGGAGTTCTCGAATTTCCGCCGAACAGGGGGATCGATCCCGTCATCAACCTTCAGGCCGAATCGACCATCGCGGGCTATCAGGTGTATGTCAACCTATCAGGGCCGCTGAAAGAAACGGAGCTTCTGGTCGCTAACGTGCGTTCCAGCCCGGCGCTTCCGCAGGCTGACGTTGTTTCTCTGATAACGACCGGTACACTGGCGAACACGGCCGGCGGCATACCGACCCTGGCACAGACCGGCATCAACACGGCGGCTGAGGTCATTGCCGATTCGATCATCAACACTCCCGTTCGAAAGGCGACCGACAAGCTTTTCGGGCTCAATGTTTTTGAGATAGACCCGATAATCTCGGGGCGTCAGGCAAACCCGGCCGCCAGGCTGACGGTCGGACGTCAGATAAATAACAATTTGCGTGTGACCTATTCGACGAACCTATCGCAGGACCAGAATCAGGTGCTGGCTTTCGAATACAGGGTCTCCAATCGTCTGTCATTTGTCGCTCAATACGAACAGAGATCGCTGACAAATGTTACGCGCAATCGCGACAATTTTAGTTTTGAGGTGCGGCTGAGAAAAAGGTTTTGA